Part of the Pagrus major chromosome 9, Pma_NU_1.0 genome, ctggaggaggaaaaaaatgcgtttttaaaaatactgctAATATGACACATGGGACCTGATGTACAGCTGCCTCGATCGGTTAGTTGTTTGTAACTAAAAGAAGCAAATAATTTGCATACGAGTACTTCAGCTATTCGTATCGTTAATTTGTCACGGTGCCGTGTGTAAAGGCCTTTACTGTGTGAATATACATGCATGATGAACATCAGAGATTGCCACCTTTCAATGAATTCTAGACAATGTGacaatgtaatgttttattgtcCTTTCTCTCCCAATAGCTGTTAAGGAAATCTTGAAGAAGaaacatcaaatcaaacataACGAGATCAGAGTTTATCCTTTTTACGAATCCCTGGGAACAGCCCTTTATGGGAAAGACAAACCTTCACCAAAACTCCCTGCCACCATCTCTGAACCGATTGACAGTGCTGTCTGGAAATACCTTAATGACAATCAATCAGCAGCAGAGTCCATTCGTAGCCACTTGACAAAACACTTCTGCAACGTGAACCTCAACAAACCTACTGTGCTCTTGAGCCCTGAATCTTCACTACTACAGCAAAAGGATGCCATAGCCATCATCAAAGAGTGGAGGGATACTGTGAAGTCAGCCTTTGCACAAGCTCTGTCAAAATTTAAATCTCTGAAGCTTCAGCCAGAGTCAGAGTTATGGGACGAGTCTGAGGAGAAGATCAGAAAGGCTGTAGTGAATGAGGATGTGGTAGTAGTGTCTGATAAAGCCAATGGTGTCTTATCAGTGGTTGGCCTAGTTGATAATGTCAACAAACTACAGCAAACTCTTTGTGAATCCATGAACAAGATTGCAAAAAAGGCACAGAGGGAGAAATCAAGCACAACCCAAAACATCAAAGTGTCACAGTCGATTTACAACATCTTGTGTCAAGATGGTCTTGAGGACAAGCTGCAAGACATTTACCCAGATCTCAAAATGTCATTTACAAAAGATAGTCCAGATTTGATGGTGACTGGCTTAAATGATGagatcatgaaaacaaagcaaattatATGTGATGCAATTTTTGACTTAAAACGTCAGCATTTAGAAATCGATAAAAATGTGCTCGACTTGTTGAAGGATGAACAACAGGAGAAGCTCACAGAAGCTCTCCTCACATCCAATGGAATAAATGCAGCATTTGAGATCAAAGCACAGAAGGTGCGGCTCATTGCTGCTTCTGACAAAGATCTGAATGATGCTGAAGACCATCTGGTTAAGCTGCTAATATCTCAATGCATTGATGTTGAAGACAGTGATGTCTTGAAGAAGCCAGAGTGGGAGCACCTGGTCGGTAGGTTGGAGAAAGCCAACAATAAGTCATACAAGAGAATTAGAATCCACACCACTAGTCAACAAGTTGTGGTGTCTGGCCACaaggatgatgtcatcagtgtcaGCAGGGATCTTAACAGCTTTTTAAAGCAGAATGCTCATGTGGAAGAAACTGTTGTGGTCAAGTCCAACACAATAGTCAGATACATTGAAAAACGTCAATCTTCTGGGTCGGCTCAACTGAACGACAAAGTGGCTGTGTCTTACAGAAAGGACGCCATCTGTCTGAGTGGTTCTAGAGGTGATGTCACACCGTGCAAGACTCGGGTTGAAAATTTGGTCTCTTCTTTGAGCTTTGACCGTTTAAACATCTGCAAGCCTGGAATGAAGAAATTCTTCCAGGATAATGAAAAATCGGTTGTCTCCTCAATCTTAAATGAAACTGGCTGCCAGGTCCAACTTGTTGATGAGACTAGTGGTGGGCAGGGCGACTTGGGCCAAAGACAGATAACAGGACCTGTGTACCAGCTTCAGACAACTGAGGGGGTAGAAATAGCTGTTTGTAAGGCAGATATGTGCAGGTACCCAGTGCAAGCAGTTGTCAGTGCTTTTTCTGAAGACTTGAAACTTAAAGGAGGTCTTGCAGCAGCACTTCTTAAAGCTGCTGGCCCTCAGTTGCAGAATGAATGtgacaaacaaattaaaaagggACAGCTCAAGCCTGGTGACTGTGTCATAACTGGTGCAGGGGGGCAGCTTTGCTGCAACAAAGTCATCCATGCAGTAGTGCCCAAGTTTGATTCAAAGAAAGTCCTGAAGGTTCAGGCGCAGTTGAAAAAAGCCGTTAAATTAAGCTTAGAACTTGCTGAAAAGCACGGCTGCATCTCTGTGGCTCTGCCCACTATTGGCATAAGCCAAGGCTTTCCTCACAGTTTGTGTGCAGACACCATCATAAAAGCAGTGAAGGAATACCTTGATGAAAAGTATGATGACATCTCCCTGAAGACGATTCATTTTGTTGACAGCAGTGACAGTGCTGTAAAGGTTATGGAGGCAGCTGTCAGACATGAGTTTGGGAGTCACGGTGTCAGTCAGTCTCCACATGTGAAACACGCTGGAAGTCTTGATGTCAGTCATTCTCTACAAACTCTTTCGAGCCAAGGTACCAAGTCTCTACCTATGAACTGCTTGGGTCAAGCACAGACCAACGAGGGCTTGCACATCACTATCATGAAAGGAAATATTCAGCATGCCACGGTaatttgatatatatatttttttaatttgtatcaGTATTGATTAGAACTGTAACATTCATATACAGGGACTACAGACTACTGGAGTATGTAGCATTTACTACTGCGCCATAGAACGCCATAGATAATCTATGATGTATCCAAGTGTGGTCACACAGGGCttgattgattattttctgaCTGATTTCATAGCAATGATACTTGACTGTtccattgtttaaaaaaattgtaaaatgaaGAACTAATAAGATTTTGTTAACACGTTCTTAGACGGAGGTGACAGTGAATTCTGTGTCTGAAGATCTTGACCTGAATAAAGGGGCAGTTTCAAACGCCATCTTTGGTGTGGCTGGAGCCAAACTTCAGCAGTTGGTAAATGCAAAGAATGCTAGTGGAAGCTTTGGTGAGGTCATTGTCACTGAGGGCTGCAAACTGAAGAGCAAACAAGTCTTTCATGCAGTCACACCTCACTGGGACAATGGACAAGGCACAGCTGACAAGGTAGTGTTACATAAtgtatattatactgtatgacTTGATCTCAATGTAATGAAAGGTCAATAAACATAATAAGGAACATCCCTCAGAtgtgctctgtttttctcttacCTTTTCTGTATGTAATGATGCTAATTTGTATAACACAAGACATACTGCTTTCAGCTATTGTCTGATGTATTTGAGCTCACAAGTCATACATAGGCTGGTTTATGGATGCAAAACTAGTGTGAACTAGAAATGATCGTATTTATGCTTTGCCTTCCAGATCTTGAAGGGCATTTTCAAGGATTGCTTGGACAGGGCAGAGGACACTGGTCTGACCTCCATATCCTTCCCTGCCATCGGCACTGGAAACCTGAATTTCCCGAAAGACCTTGTAGCCTCATTGATGCTGGATGAAATCTTGGCGTTTAGCAGTAAGAGTCAACCTAAGCTTCTGAAGGAGATCGTGATCATACTTTACCCAGGAGACCCAAAGACTATCcaggtgaggaaaaaaaaacaagctttgtaGTACTTGAAAGCCCCGAGTgctaaaatagttttttaaattttttttttactgaatttgAGGTAGTGTTCCCCCCCAGAGTTGTCAGAAGGCAAGTCTGATTGACTTTAAGGTCCTCTATCTGCATCGAAAGTGATACTGaagtaagatagttgattgctgAATCTCATTCTCAGATCGTCAAAATAAAGACGCTGTCTGTTGGTGTAAGATTGGTTGTTAGTGTTGAAATACCAACGCTTTGGGTTAATCCAAAGAGAATCGTCACTGAACTATCTTACTCCAGCATCACCTACTGTACCTTTAAAACAGATGCAATTGGCTCTCTCCTGGTTGTCACTTGTATTCTGCCAGAGGATACTTGCATAATGCTTTTTGTCAACTTTACCCTGTAGTTCTGCTGGGTGCCTTTTAAATATCTGTAGCTCAGCAGGAGATGCTGGGCTGCAACACCTGGTCCCATTCACAATGCACAGCAGCCTGTAGTTCTCCCAGCCTTTGAGCCCATATGTCTGAACAACTCGTGCCCCCTCCGGTACCATTACTCTTAATGTATAAAAATGATCCCCCAGTAGGAAAAAGGCCATCGATATTCAATGAATTATAAAGGTTAGTGCCAACTTCAGTGGAAGACAGGTTATGATTCTTGTGACTGTTTGACAATAAAAGCCACATCAAGCCATATCAACCAATAATGCTCACTATTACAGAATTGGTAACAAAGAGGCAATCAATTAGGTCTGTGtatcttctttttctgtgatatttgTGACTGTTAATGTATCAGGTGTGTCACTGATTTTGTCTTCAGGTTTTTAGTGATGAATTTCAGAAGAAATTCCCCAATGCCTCAGGTGTTCCAGTGCCCACAAGTTCCCCACAGAGTAAAGGTAGGAAATACTGttgcaacattttaatgtgtataatTGCTGTTCTGTAATGATATGCAGAAAGGCAGGGAAATCATTGAAACTGACAAatacttttatcattttatgatgttattttattttttttaacaaaagctTTTCTTAATGATTTTTTGTGCAGCCTGCTCTTAatactgtatttgtgtctgCTGCCTCAAGGTGTGTTCTCTAAAGTTGTCTCGAGCTCAGGAATGTATGAGACCAAAATGGGAAGTGTGGTTATACAGGCGGTCACAGGAGACATAACCAAGGAGACCACTGATGTCATAGTCAACTCCTCCAATGAAAGTTTCTCCCTTAAGTCAGGTAAATTACAGATGTGCACACTCAACACTTCATTGCTTTTTGCACCTCTGGTTAGATGCTAAACTGCATTTTGTTGTCTCAGTACTATGCTATGGCAATAAAAATGAACGTGATCTCAAAGTTGAATCTAATCTAAAAAATTTAATCCAAAACTGAAATCTTTAAATGAAGCAAAACTATAATTATAATTTCAGATTATTTTAGATTGTGGATGCTACTTTAAAAGTAtgactcttttttaaaaaatactattCACTACAAGTTAGACCCATGAATCCAACTTTATATCAGTATAGACTCAAAAATTAGGCCACACAGTTATCATGTCCTCCagtttctattattatttttatttgatctttatttgtattctcTAGGAGTATCGAAGGCCATTCTGGAGGCAGCTGGTTCTGCTGTTGAAGATGAATGCAAAGAACTTAGTAAGGAAACATTTACACCCACAGTTGACTTATGTATAAGAATGTTCTTGCTTGGTCATAACATGGATAGAGTCATTTATTAAGCCAATTCTTTGATCATTACGCAAGATTGTTCAGAGAGAAAGTGTgacctaaaaacaaacaaacacactgtctaCACCTTCAGGTGCCCAGCCCAACCCAGGCATGATAATGACCCAGCCAGGCAACCTCAAGTGTAAGCAGATCCTCCACATAGCTGGACAGTCAGATCCAGTAAAAATCAACACGCTTGTGAAAGATGCACTCCAAATGTGTGTGACAAACTCACACACttctgtctcacttcctgccATTGGCACAGGTAAGATTCATCAGCAGAACTATGTGCttattatttgtaaaatattgacatttatcCCAGTATCTCAGTTGATGAGTTTGTAAACATAAATAGAACTCATGAATcccttttattgaaaatgtaCAGTTTGAATTGGGTTTGCAATCACTTAAGATTTAATTAGGTTTGTATTCAGAAAGATTTTCTTCAGATTTCCTCCTTTACACAGAATAAGTTTCACAGAACTTTAGGGGAATGTTGATGCATTAATCTTATTGACAGACACTGATCAGTCATAACAGTTTTGTGGGTTAATTGTGTCTACTCTTATTCAGATGTTACCACTGTTACCTGCTGTAGAGTCTGTTGAGTGTGTAATGTGTTCTGCCATTTTAGGTCAAGGCGGTGCTCAAGCAGGAAAGGTGGCAGATGCCATGCTGGATGGAGTCATTGAAGTGTTGAGCCAAAACCCCTCTAGTACTCTGAATACAATCCGGATAGTTATTTTCCAGTCAACCATGCTGAAAGACTTCTACAACAGTATGCAGCAAAGAGAAGCCACTGATCCTAAAAATAAAGCACCGACCTTGTGGGGAAGAATTACCTCTGGAGTCAAATGTAAGTACAGTGAAGAGAATAATTTTGAGGTCCATTTTCCTTAATCCTAAATtgctaaaaatgttaaattctaATGCAGATCTTGGTACTTATTCTTTCAGCATTATTTGTTGCAAGTACTGACAAGCCAAAGAAAGCAGAGGATTTCATTGTCATTGAGACTGTTAAAGTAGACCCTGCCTGCTTCCACATCTGCGGTGAGTCACAGGCTAAAGTTGACTTAGCCAAGCAGCAGATCAACGACCTGATATCCCAAGAGCAGAACAGCATGTCCATATCAGACAACGCCATCCGCTGCCTCTCTGATGCAAACTGTAAGCGCATTGTTGACATCCAAAAGACCATGAATGTGAGCATAAAGACTGAGAGCCAGAAGGACAAACCCTCAATCATCATTGACGGGCTCACTAAAGATGTGTTCAAAGCCAGCAAGGAGATCCATGAGATGATAAGTGACGCAAGAGAAAAGGAGGACCTGAGGAAGAACGTGGCAGAATGGCAATTCCAGCAGGGGTCTTCCTTTCAGAGTTTTAATCCAGAGACCAACTACGAGCTTGAGCAAGCGTTTGATAAAAAAATACCAACTGTAAAAGTTTCCATCCAGGGGCAAATCTACAAAGTTGACACGTCGAGTGGACTTGCTACTGATAACCAGGGATGTACCCTTGAGCTAAAGCGCATTGACAAAACAAAAGGTATCTTACCTGTGACCTCTGATAAGTGGATACatcttatttattgtttgttgtaaCCTAGCTTCTCATGTGTAACATTCACAACAATGCAGGAGAAACTGATAGTTTCCTCATTATTTAGCTAGAATGATGTGCATTCAAACCTTGCTAAGTCAGTTCAATTTACATCTT contains:
- the parp14rs1 gene encoding poly(ADP-ribose) polymerase family member 14-related sequence 1 isoform X2, which translates into the protein MADAYSYALLVELEENSVPKLKNKLVKYFQSKKSKGGDCEVEYVNGSRTAVLRFRTEEDQKNVLAKASHQIPLDKGVLKMTVCLITDDTTTQEAPSGKLNKKSDVAVKNKQTDEPTPAAEVKTEGKGGDDETADEELSSTTAVLGNIPQSLSQDFLEMLVENILKDQNYTLEFIPDISSAVVTFQSGKETTDFVTRCPQNRTFKNKGLSVQALEVTKQVVVDDVGNLTEDLLCLYFDKEGEVENVALNEVEQSAIITFKDHKAVKEILKKKHQIKHNEIRVYPFYESLGTALYGKDKPSPKLPATISEPIDSAVWKYLNDNQSAAESIRSHLTKHFCNVNLNKPTVLLSPESSLLQQKDAIAIIKEWRDTVKSAFAQALSKFKSLKLQPESELWDESEEKIRKAVVNEDVVVVSDKANGVLSVVGLVDNVNKLQQTLCESMNKIAKKAQREKSSTTQNIKVSQSIYNILCQDGLEDKLQDIYPDLKMSFTKDSPDLMVTGLNDEIMKTKQIICDAIFDLKRQHLEIDKNVLDLLKDEQQEKLTEALLTSNGINAAFEIKAQKVRLIAASDKDLNDAEDHLVKLLISQCIDVEDSDVLKKPEWEHLVGRLEKANNKSYKRIRIHTTSQQVVVSGHKDDVISVSRDLNSFLKQNAHVEETVVVKSNTIVRYIEKRQSSGSAQLNDKVAVSYRKDAICLSGSRGDVTPCKTRVENLVSSLSFDRLNICKPGMKKFFQDNEKSVVSSILNETGCQVQLVDETSGGQGDLGQRQITGPVYQLQTTEGVEIAVCKADMCRYPVQAVVSAFSEDLKLKGGLAAALLKAAGPQLQNECDKQIKKGQLKPGDCVITGAGGQLCCNKVIHAVVPKFDSKKVLKVQAQLKKAVKLSLELAEKHGCISVALPTIGISQGFPHSLCADTIIKAVKEYLDEKYDDISLKTIHFVDSSDSAVKVMEAAVRHEFGSHGVSQSPHVKHAGSLDVSHSLQTLSSQGTKSLPMNCLGQAQTNEGLHITIMKGNIQHATTEVTVNSVSEDLDLNKGAVSNAIFGVAGAKLQQLVNAKNASGSFGEVIVTEGCKLKSKQVFHAVTPHWDNGQGTADKILKGIFKDCLDRAEDTGLTSISFPAIGTGNLNFPKDLVASLMLDEILAFSSKSQPKLLKEIVIILYPGDPKTIQVFSDEFQKKFPNASGVPVPTSSPQSKGVFSKVVSSSGMYETKMGSVVIQAVTGDITKETTDVIVNSSNESFSLKSGVSKAILEAAGSAVEDECKELSAQPNPGMIMTQPGNLKCKQILHIAGQSDPVKINTLVKDALQMCVTNSHTSVSLPAIGTGQGGAQAGKVADAMLDGVIEVLSQNPSSTLNTIRIVIFQSTMLKDFYNSMQQREATDPKNKAPTLWGRITSGVKSLFVASTDKPKKAEDFIVIETVKVDPACFHICGESQAKVDLAKQQINDLISQEQNSMSISDNAIRCLSDANCKRIVDIQKTMNVSIKTESQKDKPSIIIDGLTKDVFKASKEIHEMISDAREKEDLRKNVAEWQFQQGSSFQSFNPETNYELEQAFDKKIPTVKVSIQGQIYKVDTSSGLATDNQGCTLELKRIDKTKDEDIPLNWDPMPANTTSQAFPITAGTAEYTEVEKLFMATWTQPIIKIERIQNLAMWKALQIKKMDMEKRNGHQNNERRLFHGTAHDAMAHINDYGFDRGFAGKNAACYGNGTYFAVEASYSARDTYSKPHNGEKFMYLCRVLTGDFTLGKQDIITAPAKDSTGIQKFDSVVDNMAKPNMFVIFHDSQAYPEYLITFKQ
- the parp14rs1 gene encoding poly(ADP-ribose) polymerase family member 14-related sequence 1 isoform X1 — protein: MADAYSYALLVELEENSVPKLKNKLVKYFQSKKSKGGDCEVEYVNGSRTAVLRFRTEEDQKNVLAKASHQIPLDKGVLKMTVCLITDDTTTQEAPSGKLNKKSADVAVKNKQTDEPTPAAEVKTEGKGGDDETADEELSSTTAVLGNIPQSLSQDFLEMLVENILKDQNYTLEFIPDISSAVVTFQSGKETTDFVTRCPQNRTFKNKGLSVQALEVTKQVVVDDVGNLTEDLLCLYFDKEGEVENVALNEVEQSAIITFKDHKAVKEILKKKHQIKHNEIRVYPFYESLGTALYGKDKPSPKLPATISEPIDSAVWKYLNDNQSAAESIRSHLTKHFCNVNLNKPTVLLSPESSLLQQKDAIAIIKEWRDTVKSAFAQALSKFKSLKLQPESELWDESEEKIRKAVVNEDVVVVSDKANGVLSVVGLVDNVNKLQQTLCESMNKIAKKAQREKSSTTQNIKVSQSIYNILCQDGLEDKLQDIYPDLKMSFTKDSPDLMVTGLNDEIMKTKQIICDAIFDLKRQHLEIDKNVLDLLKDEQQEKLTEALLTSNGINAAFEIKAQKVRLIAASDKDLNDAEDHLVKLLISQCIDVEDSDVLKKPEWEHLVGRLEKANNKSYKRIRIHTTSQQVVVSGHKDDVISVSRDLNSFLKQNAHVEETVVVKSNTIVRYIEKRQSSGSAQLNDKVAVSYRKDAICLSGSRGDVTPCKTRVENLVSSLSFDRLNICKPGMKKFFQDNEKSVVSSILNETGCQVQLVDETSGGQGDLGQRQITGPVYQLQTTEGVEIAVCKADMCRYPVQAVVSAFSEDLKLKGGLAAALLKAAGPQLQNECDKQIKKGQLKPGDCVITGAGGQLCCNKVIHAVVPKFDSKKVLKVQAQLKKAVKLSLELAEKHGCISVALPTIGISQGFPHSLCADTIIKAVKEYLDEKYDDISLKTIHFVDSSDSAVKVMEAAVRHEFGSHGVSQSPHVKHAGSLDVSHSLQTLSSQGTKSLPMNCLGQAQTNEGLHITIMKGNIQHATTEVTVNSVSEDLDLNKGAVSNAIFGVAGAKLQQLVNAKNASGSFGEVIVTEGCKLKSKQVFHAVTPHWDNGQGTADKILKGIFKDCLDRAEDTGLTSISFPAIGTGNLNFPKDLVASLMLDEILAFSSKSQPKLLKEIVIILYPGDPKTIQVFSDEFQKKFPNASGVPVPTSSPQSKGVFSKVVSSSGMYETKMGSVVIQAVTGDITKETTDVIVNSSNESFSLKSGVSKAILEAAGSAVEDECKELSAQPNPGMIMTQPGNLKCKQILHIAGQSDPVKINTLVKDALQMCVTNSHTSVSLPAIGTGQGGAQAGKVADAMLDGVIEVLSQNPSSTLNTIRIVIFQSTMLKDFYNSMQQREATDPKNKAPTLWGRITSGVKSLFVASTDKPKKAEDFIVIETVKVDPACFHICGESQAKVDLAKQQINDLISQEQNSMSISDNAIRCLSDANCKRIVDIQKTMNVSIKTESQKDKPSIIIDGLTKDVFKASKEIHEMISDAREKEDLRKNVAEWQFQQGSSFQSFNPETNYELEQAFDKKIPTVKVSIQGQIYKVDTSSGLATDNQGCTLELKRIDKTKDEDIPLNWDPMPANTTSQAFPITAGTAEYTEVEKLFMATWTQPIIKIERIQNLAMWKALQIKKMDMEKRNGHQNNERRLFHGTAHDAMAHINDYGFDRGFAGKNAACYGNGTYFAVEASYSARDTYSKPHNGEKFMYLCRVLTGDFTLGKQDIITAPAKDSTGIQKFDSVVDNMAKPNMFVIFHDSQAYPEYLITFKQ